Part of the Stackebrandtia endophytica genome is shown below.
CGAGACCGAAACGCTGCATACAATCGGCAATCAGCAAGTGCCGCGCTCGGGACTGCAGTTGCCCGTATTCCTTGGACAACCCGTAGGCATCCATAGGCATCGAGGCATTCGTCATGTCCACCAGGACCGGGATGTCATCCAGCGCCGGCTCGGCAACAGGTTCCGCCTCACCACTGCATGCCGCCATGGCCAATAGCAAGGGAATGACAGCAGCTCTCATCACCAATTTCACCACGGAGGAAGCAACCACAGAGTCTCCTTAGTTCGCGCAGTGGCGGTGGAGCACAACCGCCACTGCGAATCATATCGTTACTGTGCAGTCCTGCCGGTGCTAGAGGTGGAATTGATGCGAAGAAATGCGATTATCGTATGCACTGCCCCAGTTCGGATTAGTGGCAATGTTACTCACTGAAGTGAGCCCCCACACTGTCATTCCCCATCCACCATAGTTTGACAGCTGGTAAAAGGTCGCCTTGCGAGAAAGGTTGGTGTTCTTGATTGACGAGGCACGATTATCTACATTGTAGTTCGTGCCATAGAACGTATTATTGTTGTAGTACTTGTCATCTGACCCAGTATCGAATACGCCGCCACTGTACTCAGCAAGCCGGTATACACAGACCTCGCCGCTTTCACACTTGCCATTCAGGTTCGTGTACTGCACGCCCGGTTCGTCAGCCTGTGCCGTTGACGGCGTCACAATGCTCAGCGCGATGCTGATGGCATGCCCAATGGATACGTGGCGTTCCGTTGGGCATACTTGTCCGAGCATCTTGAACTCACGGGAGGAGAAACGGATATGCCCGATCCGTTGACCGTCACGGCATTGCAGCGTGAACTTCTACAGTGTCTGGCCAATGGCTACACCGACGGCCGAACAGCTCGCGTTCTACGAATCTCCACTCGACAGGTTCGACGTGAGGTCGCGGCCCTGAACGAGTCGTTCGATACGTCCAGTCGAATCGCTCTGGCGGTAAAGGCGGCCAAGGTGGGACTGATCCACTTATCTCGGCCAAGGACGACCAAACGCGCGGGTCCAGACACCTGCATCGCAAGCCGCAGGCTTCCGCCGCCTGGTACTGACAGAGGAAGACCGTAATCCCGTGCGGCCCCTCCTCCCCCAACTCCCAACGCGCCCGTCCAGGTGCGCGTATGACAAGACGTGGGCTTCCGCCGCCTACGGTTTTGTCGTCCAAAGAGGAGACCCACCCCGTGCGCTCCCTCCTCCCCAACCCCCGACGCGCCCGTCCAGGTGCGTGCATCGCAAGACGTGGGTCGGCGCCGCCTACGGTTTTGGTAGGCAAGCCGGACCACGACGCCGCGAGGTGCGTGCCTGGGCGAGCGCGTTAGTAGGAACGCCATTCGGATTGGGAGTATTCGAGGATCCGCGGGTGCATCAAAGTGGATGGCGGCACGTCGATCTTCTGCTGGTCGGGTGGGAAGACTTGGGCCGCGGCCAGGGTGGCGTCGTCCAGGGATCGCAACGCGCTCGGCGGGTCGAGGGCCGGGGTCGGGGCGGATCCCTTGGCAGTGAGCATGAATCCCCAGTCGCCGAAGCTGGGTACCGGGACGTGGTAGGGGGTGGATTGCAGTCCGGTTTCGGCGACGGTGGCGTAGATGCACCAGTAGGAGCGGGGCGCGAAGTACGGTGATCCTGATTGGATGGTCATCAGTCCGTTGTCGGCCAGCGCCCGTTTGGCCATGCCGTAGAACTCCAACGAGTAGAGCTTGGCGGTGGAGGTCTCGTCGGGGTCGGGCATGTCGACGATGATGGCGTCGTACTGGGTGGTTCGGTCGCGCAGCCAGGCGAACGCGTCGGCGTTGACGACGGTGACGCGGGGGTCGGACATGGCGGATTCGTTGAGTGCCACCAATTTGGGGTGGTTGGCGGCCAGGTCGGTCATGGCGGGGTCGAGTTCGACCAGGGTGACCTGTTCGACGTCGGGGTAGCGCAGTACTTCCCGTAGGGCGAGCCCGTCGCCACCGCCCAGGATCAGGACGTTCTCGCGGTCGCCGGACATGGCCGGGTGCACCAGGGCCTCGTGGTATCGGTATTCGTCGACGGAGGCGAATTGCAGGTCCCCGTTGAGGTACAGCCGCAGGTCGGTGACGGTGGTCGGTTCGATGGTCTCGGTCATGACGATCTGCTGGTACGGCGTCTGTTCGCTGTAGACGATCGGGCTGGCGTACAGCGCCTGTTGCGCGGCCGCCTCGAACCGGTCGGAGTAGACGTAGGCGCCGACGAGGGAGCCGGCGACGACCACCGCGATGATCGACAGTCCCCATCGGCTCTTGCGTCCCAGGTCGGCGCGGAACACGGTGAAGATGAGTACCAGTCCGGCGACGGCGTTGATGGCTCCGACGATGAGGGCGCCGCGGATCTGACCGAAGAACGGCAGCAGCAGGAACGGGAACGCGAGGCCGCCGAGGAGGGCTCCGACGTAGTCGGCGGCGAACAGGTCGGCGACGGCGGATCCGGCGGCCTGCTTGCGGATGCGCTGCAACAGCACCATGAGCAGTGGGATCTCGGCGCCGATGAGGCCGCCCAACAGGAGAGCGAGGACGACCATGCCGAAGGTGTAGATGTGCAGCCAGGCGAATGCCGCGTAGAGCATGAGGACGGAGAGTCCGCCGAACAGCGCCAACGCCAGTTCGATGACGGCGAAGTTGCGGGCTGCGTTGCGCTGCAATGGTTTGGCGGCGAGCGCGCCGATTCCCATCGCGAACACCATGACGCCCAGGACGATGGAGGCCTGGGCGGCGGTGTCGCCGATGAGGTAGCTACCGAGTGCGACCAGGGCCAGTTCGTAGACCAGGCCGCATGCGGCGCAGATGAACACGGTGGCCAAGAGGCCGGTTCTGGCCAACCGGCTTCTCGGCACCGAAGTTGTCGCCACTTAGGACAGCCCGGCGACGACGACCATCGCGACCGCCAGGTGCATGGCCGCCGACACCCATACGGCGGGGTGGCCTTCCTGGTTCATGAGGATGTCGCCGAGTTTGCCGGGGACCAGTAGGTCCAGCAGCAGGAAGGACAGTGCCATGACGATGAGTCCGACGACGCCGTAGGCGAAGCTGAACAGCAGTCCCTGGCCCAGGTTGCCCTCGGAGGCCCAGATCGCGGCGGCGACGATGGCGCCGACGGCGAGGAGGTTGCTGGCCAGCAGGATCGCGGCATTGCGGTTGCGCTGTGTCCAGATCTGCTCGCGCAGGTTGCCCGGGGTGACCATGTCCACCATGAAGAACCCGAGGGCCATCAGGATGACACCGACCCCGCAGTAGGCGAGGACGATCAGCGGTGCGGTGAGAAGTGAGGGACTGCCGCCGGTGGCGGCGAGGTCAAGGATCATCGGGTAGTTGCTTTCCATGTGGTCGGGTTACTTTCCGAATCCGCCGAAGCCGCTGCCGCCGGGTCGACTGGAACTCCAGCCGAATACGCCGATGTAGGTCAGGTGCTTGCGGTATCCCCGGTCGTAGTCGTCGACTTCGATCTCGCTGCCGGTGGCGGTGGATTTGATGGCGACGATGTCGTCGGAGTATTGCAGGAAGACGGTCCCGTTGTCGGCGGTGCGCCGGTCGATGGGCGAGACGTCTCGGGCGATGGCGGCGGCGACGTTGGAGGGGCGAAGGTTGCTCTGGCAGATGACGCTGTCGATTTCGGTGGGGTCGAAGTTGCACCGATAGTTGGCGCCGATGTATCCGCGCGGGCTGGCGGAGCTGCTGGTGATGGCGATCATGGCGATGAGTAGTCCGATCCCGGCGATCACCGCGCCCACGATCAGGCCACGGTTTCGGGGGGTGCTGACACTCATCGTGGGTTCCTGGCGGAGCTGGTGTTTCGCATGGTGGACCAATCGTTGGTGACGAGGAGGCTGGTTGTCGTGGTCACCCAGGCACCGGAGTCGGGGTAAACGTGTACGGTATTCCATTGTGGTGTTTCCACCGAGGCCGTCAACACCGTGACGGCATCCGGTTGCCCGGGAAACCGCCCCAGCAGGGTGTACGGGTCGGCGGCGGCGCGGGCGGCGCAGTCGGCGACTCGGCCGGCCAGGGCTTCTCGGGTCAGGTGGTGAACCTGGCACGTGAAGTCTAGGGTGATCGCGCCAATGTGCTCGGTGTGTGACGCGGGAGGTGGGGTTCCGTCACCCAGACAGGCGAGGGTCTCGGTGTATTCACCGTCGGCGGTGGTGACCACCGCCTGGTGACTGGCACCCAACAGACGCAGCGACAATCCGATACCGGGGTGCCACCGGGGAATCTCCAGACGTTCCACCACGGCGACGTCGACGGCGCCGACACTGAACCGCAGGTCTTCGACTGCGGAGTCGGCGTACGCGACGGCCAGGTCGATGATCATGGCGTCTGCGGGTAGATCGTGATCTCGTGATGCTGAATGACCAGGCCGATGGCCGCCTCGTACTTGCCGGTGGCTCCGAAGTCCTCAAACGACAGACGTGAGTCGTCGCCGGCCCGGTAGTCGTGGTACTGCACGACGCCGGTGGGGGTGAGTCCGGTGGTGGCCTCGCTGGTGTAGTCGGCGCGGCCGGTCTCCTCCAGCCGGTAGGTCTTCCCGTCGTAGGTGACCTGGTTGGGGCCGGGTGTCGGTGCGCCTCGGACCTCGGTCCACAGCACCAGCTCCAGGTCGGGGTCCTCTTCGACCGACAGCCAGCGTTTGACGCCGGTGCCGGTGTCGATCAGGTGCTCACTCCACTGGTACCCGCCCTCGGTGAGTCGGAGACTGCCTCGGACGGTGAGGGTTTCACCGTGAGTGTCGAAGATGTCACCGGCTTTGAGTTTGCGGGGGTCACCACGCAGTGCATGGGTGTCGGAGTTGGCGAACGGGTCGGTGGGGGTCGGACGCTCGCGTTGTTCGGCCTCACGGCGCTGCTTGATGTAGCGGTACGCGATCACGGCGATCACGGCGATCAGCGCGACGCACAGGAGTGTCAGGAGAACGTCGGTGTTCAAGGCGCACCTCACTGGCAGACGAAACTGGCTGTGAGAATAGCCGTAGCCGACAATAAGTTCGGCGGCGACCGGTCATCGAGTTTGTAACATCACCGCAACCGCGCGACATTTTTGTGGAGATTCCATGGATTTGACGATCTGGGTCGATGCTGATTCTTGCCCCGTGCGAATCGATCTGGCACGATGGTCCGCGCCCCCGATAACTGGCCGGTAACCTCCGGCTCTCACATTAGGGTCCGTTTGGAAATCAAGAATGATGCGGGTGGTCAGACCCGGAATGCCCAGGCTGGCGCCTGGTGGCGAAGGCACGCGCGTGAACCCGGTACGCGTCGGCGCCTCCGCCTCGCCGACTACCCCGCATCGACGACACTTCGACGACGTAAGCCTGTTGGAGGGCCGTTTTCGACGTTTCCCCACGGGCCCTAGCGCTCATTCCCCAGGAGCCACCCTTTGAAGGCACGCGCGAAAACCTTCGCCCGGTCGTTGGCATTGACCGTGGTAGCAGTGATGGCGGCGAGTGGTCTGGCTTCCTGCGCCAGTCAAGACACACTCGACGTCTGCACCTCCATCCCGTTCGAACCGTTCGAGTACAAGGATTCGTGGCAGGACAACAAGGTTGTCGGCTTCGACATCGATCTGATGAACCTGGTGGCGGCCAGCCTCGATCAGAAGGTCAACCTGATCGACATGGCCTTCGGCCCCATCACCAGCGGCAGCGCGTTGGACTCCGGCGAGTGCGACATCGCGGCCGCGGCTCTGACCATCACCCCAGAGCGTTCGAAGGTCATGGATTTCTCTCAGCCGTATTACGACGCCGACCAGGCATTGGCGGCGGTGCCGGGCAACGGAATCTCCGGCCTGTCCGATCTGGACGGTAAGTTGCTGGGCATCCAGACCGAGACCACCGGCGAGGACTACGCCAAGGACAAGCAGGCGGAATACGGCTACAAGATCAAGATCTACGACGACCTGGGACAACTCCAGGAGGCCCTGCTGTTCGGCGAGATCGACGGCGCGATCGGTGACATTCCGTTGTGGAACGCCGAGGCGCGGAAGAATCCCGACCGGCTCGACGTGTTCCAACGGTTCGACACCGGTGAACAATATGGATTCGCGGTGGCCAAGGGCAACTCGGATCTGTTGGGATCCATAAACACGGTGTTGACGAACGCGAAACAGGACGGCACATTCGCTCGAATCTACGAGAAGTGGATTCACGAGGAGTGGAAGTCCGCCGGTTGACCGGGCTATCCCGATATTGAATATGGCCGCCGCGTGGATCATCCGCGGCGGCCATATTCATGAGTCGGTTCGGGGCCGACCCATCCTTGGCAGGATCAGCCAAGTCTGCCCGCCCGGTGTGACATTGTCACCCCCAATTGTTTGATACCCGCGTTCGATTGGGCGAGGCTTAGTTCGTTATGCGACAACACGACCGGCGGTGGACTGCTTTTCAGCGACCCAGCCATACCGTCGCGTTACCCGGCAGCCGACCGTCGACGATCTCGGCCGAACTCACCAGCACCTCACCGGTGACCGGCACGTCCGCCGAACCGAAGTTGACGACGCACCGGAATCGTCCGTTGTCGAAGGCGAGCACCTCGTCGCCGGTCTCCTCGGCGGACAACCAGGTCAGCCCGGTCGGCAACAGGTCACGCCGCAACCGCAGCGCGGCACGGTACAACTCCAAGGTGGACCCTTCGACCCCGTCCTGAGCGGCCGCACTGAGTTCACCCCAGTCGGTCGGTTGCGGCAGCCAACCGGGGGCGTCGCCGAATCCGAACGACGGCCCGGTCGGCTGCCACGGCAACGGCACCCGGCATCCGTCACGGCCCTTGTCGGTGTGGCCGCTGCGTTCCCAGGTCGGGTCCTCCCGCAGTTCATCGGGCAGGTCGAGCACCTCGGGAAGTCCCAGCTCCTCACCCTGATAGATGTAGGTGGAGCCCGGCAACGCCAACATCGCCAGTGACGCCGCGCGCGCCCGGGCCAGCCCGAGGACGCCGTCGCCGTAGCGGGTGACGTGACGGTGACGGTCGTGATTGGACAATACCCAGGTGGGTGGCGCGTCGACGGCGGCGACCGTCGCCATCTCCACGTCGATCACCCTGCGGTAGGCGGTGGCGGAGAACTCGGCAGTCAGCAGGTCGAAGTTGAACGCCTGATGCAATTCGTCGGCGCGGACGTAGTTGGCGCGCCGCTGCGGGGTCTCCACCCACGCCTCGGCCACCGCCATCCGGTCGCCGGGGTAGGAGTCGAGAACCTGCCGCCAGGCGCGGTACACCTCGTGGACCCCGTCGACGTCGAAGTAGGGTGCCCGCACGGTACCGAGCAGTTCGATGTTCATCGCGTCGCCCACGTCGGGCAGGTCGGGTTCCTTGATCAGCCCGTGCGCGACGTCGACCCGGAATCCGTCGACGCCGCGGTCCAACCAGAACCGCAGGATGTCGAGGAACTCGGCGGCGACTTCCGGGTTCTGCCAGTTGAAGTCGGGCTGGGTGGAGTCGAACAGGTGTAGGTACCACTGTCCGTCGGGGACCTGTGTCCACGCGTCTCCACCGAACACCGACTGCCAGTCGTTGGGCGGTCCGTCTGCGACACCGTCCTTGAAGTGGTAGCGGTCCCGCTCGGGTGAACCGGGCTCGGCGGCCAACGCCGCCTGGAACCAGTCGTGTTCGCTGGAGGAGTGGTTGGGGACGATGTCGACGATGACACGAAGTCCCGCCTCGTGCGCCTCGGCCACCAGGGCGTCGAAGTCGGCGAGGGTGCCGAATCGGGGGTCGACGTCACGGAAGTCGGCGACGTCGTAGCCGGCGTCGTTCTGTGGTGAGGTGTAGAACGGGGACAGCCAGATCGCGTCGATGCCCAGCCGGGCCAGGTAGGGGATCCGGTCCTTGACACCGGCCAGGTCACCCATGCCGTCGCCGTTGAGATCGGCGAAGCTGCGGGGATAGATCTGGTAGATGACGGCGTCTTTCCACCATTGCCGCATGGTGAACGTCCTTTCGTTGATGTGGCATCGAAGGGCGGTTCGCCACTCCCCGTCTCAGACGCCCGGCGAGTGCACCGGGTCGGTCTGAGGAGCCGCCGTCGATCCGCCGTCGCGCTGCATGTGACGGGTTTCGACGGCGTCCTCTCACGTGGAGTGTGGTCCGGTGGAGCCGCGCACCACCAGTTCGGGACGGAACAGATATTCCGAAGTGGGTGCCGGTTGCCCGGCGACCTCGTCGAGCAGCGCGCGGACGGCGGCGGTCGCCATGGCGCGCACCGGCTGACGCAGTGTCGTCAGCGGTGGATCGGTGTAGGCGATCAAGGGTGAGTCGTCGTAACCGACGATCGAGATGTCCTTGGGCACCGACATTCCCCGGGTTCGGGCCTCCTGCACCGCGCCCAGCGCCATCAAGTCCGATCCGCACAGGATCGCCGTCGCGCCCGCGTCGTACAGCCGCCCGGCCGCCGCCGCGCCGCCTTCGACACCGAAGAGGGTCAGTTCGACCAGAGGTTCGCCGACGTCGGCCATGGCTCTGGTGTATCCGGATATTTTGCGCTGCACCGGAATGAAGCGTTCCGGGCCGGAGATGAGGCCGATCCGGGTGTGCCCCAGGGCGGCCAGGTGCTCGACGGCCAGGGTGGCCGCGAGGGTGTCGTCGCAGGAGAAGCAGGGGGCCGCGACTCCGTCGACGTACCCGGTGAGGAACACCAGTGGCAGCCCGCTTTCGGCGAGGTCGCGATAGCGCTGATGGTCGGCGGCGGTGTCGGCGTGCAGACCGGACACGAACACGATGCCCGACACGTGTCGCTCCCGCAGCATGTCGACGTACTCGTCCTCGGTGACGCCGCCGGGGTTCTGGGTGCACAGCACCGGCGTGTAGCCCGCTGCCGCGAGTTCGGTGCTGATCACCTGGGCGAACAACGGAAAGATCGGGTTCTCCAGTTCGGGGACGACCAATCCGACGAGGCCGGCGCTGTGTTTTCGCAACAGCGCGGGCCGCTCGTAACCCAGAACGTCCAAAGCGGTCAGGACCGCCTGTCTGGTGGCGGTACCGACGCCGGGCCGGTCGTTGAGGACCCGCGACACGGTCGCCTCGCTGACTCCGGCCTGCTTGGCGATGTCTGACAGTCGTGGACGCATGAAAGGGACTGTAACCCATCTGCAAGAACGACACAATATCGTTGCAAGGTCTTCCAATCCCTGAAATCTCTTGCTAATGTCCGAGGTCCACGGCAGCCGCTGTGGTTTTCGTCTCCTTGAGAAGTCGTCTTCGGACTGTCGCGCCACGAACGAGGACCAAAGACAGCTTCTGATCAACCCGTCGACCGCCAATGGCGGGCCAACCCAACCCCCTCAGGAGAAGACCCATGCGCATCAAGTCCGCGGGAGTGGCCGTCGGCGCCGCACTCGCCCTGGCTTTGACCGCCTGCGGCGGTGACGCAGAACCCGCCGTTTCCGACGACTCCGCCATCGATTTCGACGGCACCCTGGTCATCTGGACCGACGAGGAACGCGCCGAGAGCCTCAAACCCGTGGTGGCCGAATTCGCCGCCGCCAACAACATCACCATCGAGGTCGAGGGCATCGCCAAGGACCTCCAGGACCAGTTCATCACCGCCTCCGAACAGGGTGAGGGCCCCGACATCCTGGTGCAGGCCCACGACTGGATCGGCAACCTGGTGCAGAACGGCACGATCGACCCGGTGCCGCTGACCGAGGAACAACAGGCCGCCATCAACCCCGACGCGCTGCGCGCGGTCACCTACGACGGCCAGATCTACGGCACGCCCTACGCGATGGAGAACCTCGCGCTGATCCGCAACACCGACCTGGCGCCGGACGAGCCCGCCACCATCGAGGAGTTGGTCGCCACCGGCCAGCAGCTCAAGGAGGACGGCACCGTCGACGACATCCTGTCCATAGAGGTCAGTGCGGACGGCAACCCCTACAACGCCTATCCGTTCTACGCCTCCGGCGGTGGATACCTGTTCGGCATGGACGACGCCGGCAACTACGACCCGACCGACCTCGGCCTCGATCAGCCCGCCGCCGTCGACGCGTTCGAGAAGCTCGCCTGGCTGGGTGAAGAGGGCGCCATGAAGACCTCGATGGGCCCCGAACAGGCCATCCCCATGTTCGCCGAGGGCAAGACCCCGTTCCTGGTCGCCGGTCCCTGGGCGATGAACCAGATCAACACCGCCGGACTCTCATATGAGATCTCCCCGATCCCGGCGTTCGACGGCGGCGACAAGGCGACCCCGTTCGTCGGCACCCAGACCTTCTTCGTCGCCAGCAAGGGCAAGAACAAGGTGTTCGCGCAGGAGTTCGTCGCCAACTTCATCACCGGCACCGACCTGGCCACCAAGCTCTACGAGTCCGACCCCCGCCCGCCGGCCAACCTGGCCGCCGCCGAGGCCGCCAACGCCTCCGACCCCAACATGGCCAAGTTCCTGGCCGCCGGTGAAGGCGGCTACATCCTGCCCGCCATCCCCGAGATGCAGGCGGTGTGGGAACCGTTCGGACGCGCGCAGGCGTCGGTGATCTCCGGTGAGGACGCCGCCACCGCCGTCGCGGCGGCCGCCAAGGCCATCAACGACGCGATCAACGGTTGAGCCCCTGGGTGGTGGTCCCCCACCACCCATCACCCGAACCGACACCCGAGGCTTTGATGAGTCGTTCCCCGATGGTCGGCGTGACCGGCCAGCTCGTGAAGATACTGGTATTGAGCGTGGTCGCCGCGCTGGCCATCTGGGCGGCGACCCCACTGGTGCAGGCCGAGGCCTGGATCGGCCTGGGCGTGGTCATCGCGGTCACCGCGCTGATCTTCTACATCTATCTGTCCCCCAAACGCCTGCCCGCGAAGTACCTGCTGCCTGGAACGCTGCTGTTGATCGCGTTCCAACTGATCCCGGTGTTCGTCACGGTGTCCACATCGGTCACCAATTACGGTGACGGTCACCGGGGCGACAAGGCCGACGCGGTCGCCATGATCCAGGCCGGGGCCGTCAAGGAGGTTCCCGGCTCGCCCCGCTACCTGCTGTCGGTGGCGTGGGAGGGCGAGAACACCAGCGACGGC
Proteins encoded:
- a CDS encoding DUF350 domain-containing protein, whose translation is MESNYPMILDLAATGGSPSLLTAPLIVLAYCGVGVILMALGFFMVDMVTPGNLREQIWTQRNRNAAILLASNLLAVGAIVAAAIWASEGNLGQGLLFSFAYGVVGLIVMALSFLLLDLLVPGKLGDILMNQEGHPAVWVSAAMHLAVAMVVVAGLS
- a CDS encoding DUF2617 family protein encodes the protein MIIDLAVAYADSAVEDLRFSVGAVDVAVVERLEIPRWHPGIGLSLRLLGASHQAVVTTADGEYTETLACLGDGTPPPASHTEHIGAITLDFTCQVHHLTREALAGRVADCAARAAADPYTLLGRFPGQPDAVTVLTASVETPQWNTVHVYPDSGAWVTTTTSLLVTNDWSTMRNTSSARNPR
- a CDS encoding polyamine aminopropyltransferase; translated protein: MATTSVPRSRLARTGLLATVFICAACGLVYELALVALGSYLIGDTAAQASIVLGVMVFAMGIGALAAKPLQRNAARNFAVIELALALFGGLSVLMLYAAFAWLHIYTFGMVVLALLLGGLIGAEIPLLMVLLQRIRKQAAGSAVADLFAADYVGALLGGLAFPFLLLPFFGQIRGALIVGAINAVAGLVLIFTVFRADLGRKSRWGLSIIAVVVAGSLVGAYVYSDRFEAAAQQALYASPIVYSEQTPYQQIVMTETIEPTTVTDLRLYLNGDLQFASVDEYRYHEALVHPAMSGDRENVLILGGGDGLALREVLRYPDVEQVTLVELDPAMTDLAANHPKLVALNESAMSDPRVTVVNADAFAWLRDRTTQYDAIIVDMPDPDETSTAKLYSLEFYGMAKRALADNGLMTIQSGSPYFAPRSYWCIYATVAETGLQSTPYHVPVPSFGDWGFMLTAKGSAPTPALDPPSALRSLDDATLAAAQVFPPDQQKIDVPPSTLMHPRILEYSQSEWRSY
- a CDS encoding sugar ABC transporter substrate-binding protein — encoded protein: MRIKSAGVAVGAALALALTACGGDAEPAVSDDSAIDFDGTLVIWTDEERAESLKPVVAEFAAANNITIEVEGIAKDLQDQFITASEQGEGPDILVQAHDWIGNLVQNGTIDPVPLTEEQQAAINPDALRAVTYDGQIYGTPYAMENLALIRNTDLAPDEPATIEELVATGQQLKEDGTVDDILSIEVSADGNPYNAYPFYASGGGYLFGMDDAGNYDPTDLGLDQPAAVDAFEKLAWLGEEGAMKTSMGPEQAIPMFAEGKTPFLVAGPWAMNQINTAGLSYEISPIPAFDGGDKATPFVGTQTFFVASKGKNKVFAQEFVANFITGTDLATKLYESDPRPPANLAAAEAANASDPNMAKFLAAGEGGYILPAIPEMQAVWEPFGRAQASVISGEDAATAVAAAAKAINDAING
- a CDS encoding DUF4178 domain-containing protein; protein product: MNTDVLLTLLCVALIAVIAVIAYRYIKQRREAEQRERPTPTDPFANSDTHALRGDPRKLKAGDIFDTHGETLTVRGSLRLTEGGYQWSEHLIDTGTGVKRWLSVEEDPDLELVLWTEVRGAPTPGPNQVTYDGKTYRLEETGRADYTSEATTGLTPTGVVQYHDYRAGDDSRLSFEDFGATGKYEAAIGLVIQHHEITIYPQTP
- a CDS encoding glycoside hydrolase family 13 protein encodes the protein MRQWWKDAVIYQIYPRSFADLNGDGMGDLAGVKDRIPYLARLGIDAIWLSPFYTSPQNDAGYDVADFRDVDPRFGTLADFDALVAEAHEAGLRVIVDIVPNHSSSEHDWFQAALAAEPGSPERDRYHFKDGVADGPPNDWQSVFGGDAWTQVPDGQWYLHLFDSTQPDFNWQNPEVAAEFLDILRFWLDRGVDGFRVDVAHGLIKEPDLPDVGDAMNIELLGTVRAPYFDVDGVHEVYRAWRQVLDSYPGDRMAVAEAWVETPQRRANYVRADELHQAFNFDLLTAEFSATAYRRVIDVEMATVAAVDAPPTWVLSNHDRHRHVTRYGDGVLGLARARAASLAMLALPGSTYIYQGEELGLPEVLDLPDELREDPTWERSGHTDKGRDGCRVPLPWQPTGPSFGFGDAPGWLPQPTDWGELSAAAQDGVEGSTLELYRAALRLRRDLLPTGLTWLSAEETGDEVLAFDNGRFRCVVNFGSADVPVTGEVLVSSAEIVDGRLPGNATVWLGR
- a CDS encoding DUF4247 domain-containing protein codes for the protein MSVSTPRNRGLIVGAVIAGIGLLIAMIAITSSSASPRGYIGANYRCNFDPTEIDSVICQSNLRPSNVAAAIARDVSPIDRRTADNGTVFLQYSDDIVAIKSTATGSEIEVDDYDRGYRKHLTYIGVFGWSSSRPGGSGFGGFGK
- a CDS encoding LacI family DNA-binding transcriptional regulator, coding for MRPRLSDIAKQAGVSEATVSRVLNDRPGVGTATRQAVLTALDVLGYERPALLRKHSAGLVGLVVPELENPIFPLFAQVISTELAAAGYTPVLCTQNPGGVTEDEYVDMLRERHVSGIVFVSGLHADTAADHQRYRDLAESGLPLVFLTGYVDGVAAPCFSCDDTLAATLAVEHLAALGHTRIGLISGPERFIPVQRKISGYTRAMADVGEPLVELTLFGVEGGAAAAGRLYDAGATAILCGSDLMALGAVQEARTRGMSVPKDISIVGYDDSPLIAYTDPPLTTLRQPVRAMATAAVRALLDEVAGQPAPTSEYLFRPELVVRGSTGPHST
- a CDS encoding transporter substrate-binding domain-containing protein, with protein sequence MKARAKTFARSLALTVVAVMAASGLASCASQDTLDVCTSIPFEPFEYKDSWQDNKVVGFDIDLMNLVAASLDQKVNLIDMAFGPITSGSALDSGECDIAAAALTITPERSKVMDFSQPYYDADQALAAVPGNGISGLSDLDGKLLGIQTETTGEDYAKDKQAEYGYKIKIYDDLGQLQEALLFGEIDGAIGDIPLWNAEARKNPDRLDVFQRFDTGEQYGFAVAKGNSDLLGSINTVLTNAKQDGTFARIYEKWIHEEWKSAG
- a CDS encoding peptidase inhibitor family I36 protein translates to MLGQVCPTERHVSIGHAISIALSIVTPSTAQADEPGVQYTNLNGKCESGEVCVYRLAEYSGGVFDTGSDDKYYNNNTFYGTNYNVDNRASSIKNTNLSRKATFYQLSNYGGWGMTVWGLTSVSNIATNPNWGSAYDNRISSHQFHL